A stretch of Linepithema humile isolate Giens D197 chromosome 3, Lhum_UNIL_v1.0, whole genome shotgun sequence DNA encodes these proteins:
- the LOC105671570 gene encoding wee1-like protein kinase isoform X2 codes for MSKERAKKPPPTPSTKGSFSSIFSRFSSCSQKIPTACSPPYKSVRTLCLRDSPTTPKTLIQKSVLQTPVPSRCSSRFSLDKPRPSKISPSYQNKSEKPVANVNPFTPNSILMTARKRSRSKRSLNGSSCSPDMQIPKFDFVDSEDSDNEYEHATKRVALQDSNILRYHKEFHEVELIGTGEFGSVFKCINRLDGCTYAIKKSIKPVAGSMNEKNALNEVQAHAVLGKHEHVVRYYSAWAEDNHMIIQNEYCNGGSLADTIVVLQNQKKYFTEPEMRQLLLHVAEGLNYIHSKQLVHMDIKPGNIFISKEKRLLAINYDSADDGFDEEETVEEEITYKIGDFGHVTTINNPQVEEGDCRYLPTEILRDDFSHLPKADIFALGLTVYEAGGGGPLPKNGPAWHDIRLGNLQELSHCSRDLNSLLKLMIHPNPEMRPSAIALIQHRVLCPLGNKTKAQLRRELNAEKLKNEILSKQLHDAAMYLKNIAPNVAPGAEGNNSSRLLRPIAIRMASSRVIGKKVNRSNSTTNF; via the exons ATGTCCAAGGAAAGAGCCAAGAAACCTC caCCTACTCCATCCACGAAGGGCTCTTTTTCAAGCATTTTCAGTCGTTTTAGTAGTTGTTCTCAAAAAATTCCAACAGCATGCAGTCCACCCTACAAGAGCGTGAGAACCCTATGTCTACGTGATTCGCCTACTACACCAAAAACTTTAATACAGAAGAGTGTGCTGCAAACCCCGGTTCCTTCTAGATGTTCTTCTAGATTTTCTCTAGACAAACCTAGACCTTCTAAAATAAGTCCCAGTTACCAAAATAAGTCTGAGAAGCCTGTAGCAAACGTAAATCCATTTACACCTAATAGCATTTTAATGACAGCAAGAAAAAGATCCAGATCCAAACGTAGTCTTAATGG aagcaGTTGCTCACCGGACATGCAAATACCAAAGTTTGACTTCGTCGACTCCGAGGATTCCGATAACGAATACGAGCACGCGACGAAGCGCGTGGCATTACAGGATTCGAATATATTACGGTACCACAAAGAGTTTCACGAGGTGGAGTTAATCGGGACTGGCGAATTCGGCTCAGTGTTTAAATGCATCAATCGACTGGACGGGTGTACGTACGCCATCAAGAAGAGCATTAAGCCCGTGGCAGGCAGTATGAACGAGAAGAATGCGTTGAACGAGGTGCAGGCGCACGCTGTGCTGGGCAAGCACGAGCACGTGGTGCGTTACTATTCCGCGTGGGCGGAGGACAATCACATGATCATCCAAAATGAATACTGCAACGGCGGCAGTCTCGCGGACACAATCGTTGTGCTACAGAATCAGAAAAAGTACTTCACCGAGCCAGAAATGCGCCAGCTGCTGCTGCACGTAGCCGAGGGTTTGAACTACATACACAGCAAACAGTTGGTGCATATGGACATCAAGCCCGGCAACATCTTCATTTCCAAAGAGAAAAGGTTGCTCGCCATCAACTACGATTCTGCTGACGATGGTTTCGACGAAGAAGAGACTGTCGAGGAGGAGATCACCTACAAGATTGGTGACTTCGGCCATGTTACCACCATCAACAATCCGCAGGTGGAGGAGGGCGACTGCCGATACCTGCCGACGGAAATCCTGCGGGACGATTTCAGTCATCTGCCGAAAGCCGATATTTTCGCCCTAGGACTGACCGTTTACGAGGCGGGCGGTGGCGGACCCCTGCCGAAGAACGGACCTGCGTGGCATGACATTCGACTAGGAAATTTGCAAGAATTGTCGCACTGTAGTCGCGATCTTAACAGCTTGCTAAAG TTGATGATTCACCCCAACCCAGAAATGAGACCTTCGGCGATAGCTTTGATACAACACCGGGTCTTGTGCCCGCTCGGAAATAAGACCAAAGCGCAACTTCGAAGGGAACTGAACGCCGAGAAACTCAAGAATGAGATTTTGTCCAAACAACTCCACGATGCAGCGATGTATCTGAAGAATATTGCACCGAATGTCGCCCCTGGAGCCGAGGGTAACAATAGCAGTCGACTGTTACGACCGATAGCTATCAGGATGGCGTCATCCCGCGTTATAGGCAAAAAGGTCAATCGTAGTAATAGcactacaaatttttga
- the LOC105671570 gene encoding wee1-like protein kinase 2 isoform X1, whose translation MEVAQKVQYDACDMQNEELSWSCRNNSPDYDVVGVLDSSVEDIGSPPPLQPRKLFSAMDCNDDENGQPTNNNKIPPSIAKAPTPSTKGSFSSIFSRFSSCSQKIPTACSPPYKSVRTLCLRDSPTTPKTLIQKSVLQTPVPSRCSSRFSLDKPRPSKISPSYQNKSEKPVANVNPFTPNSILMTARKRSRSKRSLNGSSCSPDMQIPKFDFVDSEDSDNEYEHATKRVALQDSNILRYHKEFHEVELIGTGEFGSVFKCINRLDGCTYAIKKSIKPVAGSMNEKNALNEVQAHAVLGKHEHVVRYYSAWAEDNHMIIQNEYCNGGSLADTIVVLQNQKKYFTEPEMRQLLLHVAEGLNYIHSKQLVHMDIKPGNIFISKEKRLLAINYDSADDGFDEEETVEEEITYKIGDFGHVTTINNPQVEEGDCRYLPTEILRDDFSHLPKADIFALGLTVYEAGGGGPLPKNGPAWHDIRLGNLQELSHCSRDLNSLLKLMIHPNPEMRPSAIALIQHRVLCPLGNKTKAQLRRELNAEKLKNEILSKQLHDAAMYLKNIAPNVAPGAEGNNSSRLLRPIAIRMASSRVIGKKVNRSNSTTNF comes from the exons ATGGAAGTCGCGCAGAAGGTGCAGTACGACGCGTGTGATATGCAGAACGAAGAGCTGAGTTGGAGCTGTCGCAACAACAGCCCGGACTACGATGTCGTCGGTGTCCTGGACTCGTCCGTGGAGGACATCGGCTCGCCGCCCCCGCTGCAACCGCGTAAGCTGTTCAGCGCAATGGATTGCAACGATGATGAAAACGGCCAGCCAacaaacaataacaaaattcCGCCCTCTATCGCGAAAG caCCTACTCCATCCACGAAGGGCTCTTTTTCAAGCATTTTCAGTCGTTTTAGTAGTTGTTCTCAAAAAATTCCAACAGCATGCAGTCCACCCTACAAGAGCGTGAGAACCCTATGTCTACGTGATTCGCCTACTACACCAAAAACTTTAATACAGAAGAGTGTGCTGCAAACCCCGGTTCCTTCTAGATGTTCTTCTAGATTTTCTCTAGACAAACCTAGACCTTCTAAAATAAGTCCCAGTTACCAAAATAAGTCTGAGAAGCCTGTAGCAAACGTAAATCCATTTACACCTAATAGCATTTTAATGACAGCAAGAAAAAGATCCAGATCCAAACGTAGTCTTAATGG aagcaGTTGCTCACCGGACATGCAAATACCAAAGTTTGACTTCGTCGACTCCGAGGATTCCGATAACGAATACGAGCACGCGACGAAGCGCGTGGCATTACAGGATTCGAATATATTACGGTACCACAAAGAGTTTCACGAGGTGGAGTTAATCGGGACTGGCGAATTCGGCTCAGTGTTTAAATGCATCAATCGACTGGACGGGTGTACGTACGCCATCAAGAAGAGCATTAAGCCCGTGGCAGGCAGTATGAACGAGAAGAATGCGTTGAACGAGGTGCAGGCGCACGCTGTGCTGGGCAAGCACGAGCACGTGGTGCGTTACTATTCCGCGTGGGCGGAGGACAATCACATGATCATCCAAAATGAATACTGCAACGGCGGCAGTCTCGCGGACACAATCGTTGTGCTACAGAATCAGAAAAAGTACTTCACCGAGCCAGAAATGCGCCAGCTGCTGCTGCACGTAGCCGAGGGTTTGAACTACATACACAGCAAACAGTTGGTGCATATGGACATCAAGCCCGGCAACATCTTCATTTCCAAAGAGAAAAGGTTGCTCGCCATCAACTACGATTCTGCTGACGATGGTTTCGACGAAGAAGAGACTGTCGAGGAGGAGATCACCTACAAGATTGGTGACTTCGGCCATGTTACCACCATCAACAATCCGCAGGTGGAGGAGGGCGACTGCCGATACCTGCCGACGGAAATCCTGCGGGACGATTTCAGTCATCTGCCGAAAGCCGATATTTTCGCCCTAGGACTGACCGTTTACGAGGCGGGCGGTGGCGGACCCCTGCCGAAGAACGGACCTGCGTGGCATGACATTCGACTAGGAAATTTGCAAGAATTGTCGCACTGTAGTCGCGATCTTAACAGCTTGCTAAAG TTGATGATTCACCCCAACCCAGAAATGAGACCTTCGGCGATAGCTTTGATACAACACCGGGTCTTGTGCCCGCTCGGAAATAAGACCAAAGCGCAACTTCGAAGGGAACTGAACGCCGAGAAACTCAAGAATGAGATTTTGTCCAAACAACTCCACGATGCAGCGATGTATCTGAAGAATATTGCACCGAATGTCGCCCCTGGAGCCGAGGGTAACAATAGCAGTCGACTGTTACGACCGATAGCTATCAGGATGGCGTCATCCCGCGTTATAGGCAAAAAGGTCAATCGTAGTAATAGcactacaaatttttga